From the genome of Perca fluviatilis chromosome 1, GENO_Pfluv_1.0, whole genome shotgun sequence, one region includes:
- the mab21l2 gene encoding protein mab-21-like 2, producing the protein MIATQAKLVYQLNKYHNERCQARKAAIAKTIREVCKVVSDVLKEVEVQEPRFISSLSEIDARYEGMEVISPNEFEVVLYLNQMGVFNFVDDGSLPGCAVLKLSDGRKRSMSLWVEFITASGYLSARKIRSRFQTLVAQAVDKCSYRDVVKMVADTSEVRLRIRERYVVQITPAFKCTGIWPRSAAQWPMPHIPWPGPNRVAEVKAEGFNLLSKECYSLTGKQSSAESDAWVLQFSEAENRLLMAGCRKKCLSVLKTLRDRHLELPGQPLHNYHMKTLLLYECEKHPRETDWDESCLGDRLNGILLQLISCLQCRRCPHYFLPNLDLFQGKPHSALEAAAKQTWRLAREILTNAKSLDKL; encoded by the coding sequence ATGATTGCGACGCAGGCAAAGCTGGTTTACCAGCTTAACAAATATCACAACGAGAGATGCCAAGCGCGCAAAGCGGCCATTGCGAAGACTATAAGGGAGGTTTGCAAAGTGGTGTCGGATGTCCTGAAGGAGGTGGAAGTGCAGGAGCCCCGGTTTATCAGCTCCCTCAGTGAGATAGATGCGCGCTACGAGGGCATGGAGGTCATCTCCCCCAACGAGTTCGAGGTGGTGCTTTACCTCAACCAGATGGGGGTGTTCAACTTTGTGGACGACGGCTCCTTGCCCGGCTGCGCGGTGCTGAAGCTGAGCGACGGCCGTAAGAGGAGCATGTCGCTGTGGGTCGAGTTCATCACCGCCTCGGGCTACCTATCCGCCAGGAAGATCCGCTCCAGGTTTCAGACTCTGGTGGCGCAGGCCGTGGACAAATGCAGCTACCGCGACGTGGTGAAGATGGTGGCGGACACCAGCGAGGTCAGACTACGGATCAGGGAGAGGTACGTGGTGCAGATCACCCCCGCGTTCAAGTGCACTGGGATCTGGCCCAGGAGTGCAGCCCAGTGGCCCATGCCCCACATCCCCTGGCCCGGTCCTAACCGGGTAGCAGAAGTCAAAGCCGAGGGTTTTAACCTCCTCTCCAAGGAGTGTTACTCGTTAACGGGGAAGCAGAGCTCGGCGGAGAGCGACGCCTGGGTGCTGCAGTTCAGCGAGGCCGAGAACAGGCTGCTAATGGCCGGCTGCAGGAAGAAGTGTCTGTCCGTCCTGAAGACTCTGAGGGACCGTCACCTGGAGCTGCCGGGACAGCCGCTCCACAACTACCACATGAAGACCCTGCTGCTGTACGAGTGCGAGAAGCACCCGAGAGAGACCGACTGGGACGAGTCTTGCCTCGGAGACCGACTGAATGGCATCCTGCTGCAGCTCATATCGTGCCTGCAGTGCCGCAGATGCCCCCACTACTTCTTGCCAAACTTGGACTTGTTTCAGGGAAAGCCTCACTCGGCCCTGGAGGCTGCTGCTAAGCAGACATGGAGACTAGCGAGGGAAATCCTCACCAATGCTAAAAGTTTGGACAAACTATAA